GTGCAGGTGTTGGTGTGGTCGGCCAGGCAGGAGAGAGGGCGGAAGCGCTCCGGGGTGTCGGTGTGGGGGAGCCAGTCGAAGAGGGCGACGTACCAGGTCTGGCCGGGGGCGATGAGGGCCTGGCGGTAGCGCCAGATGCGCTCGCCATGGAGGTAGACGTCGACCCTGGCCAGCACGCTGTGGCCGCCGGCGATGTAGCGTACCGCGGCGTGGGTGCGCTGGCCGGGGAGGATGGGATGGCCGACCTGCTCGACGAGGCCGTGGCGGGTGGCGTTTTCGCCGGCACGGGGGCGGTAGATGGCGCCGTCGATGCCCCACTGGTTCTGCGGGGTGCGCCAGGAGGTGCAGCCCAGGCGGTTGGGGGCGTCAAAGGAGGTGGCCAGCGGGCTCATGCAGGCGATGAGATCGAGGTCGACGGCCTCGTCTCTCAAAATCGGCCCGTCGATCAGTGGCTCCCAGGAGAGGCGCATCACGAAGGGCTCCTGCATGAGCGGGGCGGCGGCGTCGTCGGGCACAGGCGGCAGGTAGGGATCTTCGGCGGGCTCGGGGGGGATGGGCGTTTCGTAAAAGTCCCAGCGGGCGTCGGGGTCGCCGGGCGCTATGGCGTCGATTTCGATCGGGCCGCAGGATGTGGTCAGTGCGGCGAGGAGCAGTGCGCCGCTCAGACGATACAGAACACGGGGGGGAGGGGGTGGCGAGTGTGCTGGGGAGCCAGGTCGGGTCATGGTCGTCTCGGCGGTGGCGGCGAAGGGGCCGGTGGCCGGTGCGTTCCCTCCGCGGTGGTTGGTTTGAGCGTGGGGTGAGGCTAGCGCGAGAGGGGGATGGGGTCAAAGGTGTGGACGGGGGCGTTACACGATATAAAAAAACCGACCCCCCTGAAGGGGCCGGTTTTTCATTGCTTTCCATGATGAAGGTGCTCTGGGAACGCCGCGTCAGGGAGCCTCGGCGAAGGTGACATCCCGGAGGTAGAGCGCATCGTTCACGTCATGACAGGCATCATCGCTATTGCTCTCAGCACACGAGGGGCCGTCGGTGATGGTGACATGAGCGGGGTCTTCGTGCCAGTCGATGGTGCCAGCGTACCAGATGGCTTTGCTGACCTCGGGAGTGAACTCCACCGAGTTCTCCCAGGCCAGCTCGCCATCGAGGTAGACGCGGGCGTGGGCTCGGACGGCGAATTGGACGCTGTAGCCCTGGACCACCAGGTGGGTGCGCCCGGCGGTGGGGTGATCGTGCACGACCCATTCCGGGTAGTCGACAAAGTGACTATCGAGCTGCATCTCGGTCTCCATGCGCTCACCATCCGGGGTGGGATCAAACCCGGCACGCCTGTTGCGGTAGCTCGTGCAGCCGCTGTCTGTGTTAAGGGCGTGCAATCCGTCGAGGGCATGGCAGTAGAAGAGATCGAGGTCGGTATAGGAGTTTATGTACGGGCTCGCGTCTTCATCCACGGGATCCAGGCGCTCCCAGATCACCTCAATGAGGACGTCGCGTTCGGGGCGCGGAGGGGGATCCTGGGGGCGCCAGTCGGGCATATCATAGGGGGCGTCGGCGTCGGCATCGGAGGCGTCCGGGCCGGCGTCGGGCAAAAGGTCGGTGTCTTCGCCGGCGGCGTCCTCAAGCTGCCAGTCGCAGGAGGCGTCGGGGCAGTCGTCGGCAGGAGTTTCAGCGTTTTCGGGGGTGCAGGCGCTTGCGGCGAGCAGCAGGGCGCAGAGCGTGACGATAGAGAGGTTGGGGCGCATGGTGAATCTCGTGGGTAAGGTCAATTGGTTGATTGTTATGGGTTATTCGGCGTCGATGTCCGCGCCTTCGAGGAGCACTTCTTCGGCATAGAGCCCGTCATGGGCGCAGGCGCCGAGGGACTCGGAGGTGCAGGGGGACGGCTCGATGCGGACGGGGTTCTCGCGGATGTCGGGTTCGTTGGACCAGGCGAAGATGGCGGCATACCAGGTCTGGTCGCGTTCGGTGAGGATCCTGGTGTCTTCCCAGATGCGCCGGCCCTCCAGGTAGATGGCCAGGGTGGCGCGGGCGTCGTAGCCGCCGTAGTGGTAACGCACGCCGACATGGGTGCGTCCGGCGGGCAGCAGGGGATGGCCGACCTGTTCGGCGACCCCGTCGCGGGTGGCGTCTTCGCCCGCGCGCACCGGGTAGGCTTCGCCAGCGATGCGCCACTGACTTAGCGGGTTGCTCCAGGAGATGCAGGCCTCGGTGTGGTGGCGGTCAAAGCTCTGGCCGGGCGGGGTGATGCAGGTGATGAGCTCCAGGTCGACAGACCGGCTCACCAGGGGGCGCTCATCGGTGAGGTGCTCCCATTCCAGGCGTACGACGAAGGCTTCGTCGAGCAGCGGCACCTCAAACCCCTCGGGGAGAGGCTGGAGGTAGCGTCCGGCGGGCTCGTCGGATTCATTCGGCTCGTTGGGGTCGCCGGGGCCGCTCGAGTCGTTGGGGTCGTTGAGGTTGCCGGGGCCGCTCGAGCCGTCGGGGCTGCCGGGCTCCTCGAACTCCCAGCCATCTCCCTTGCTGAGATGATCCGGAGAGGCGGAGGGGCCGCAGCCCGTGGCGAGGAGTGTCGTCAGTGCCAGGGCTGCGCAGTGCCGCGTGGTAGGTGGTGGAGGCATGATGAAAATCTCGGTACGAAAGGCTCAGGCAAGGGTGCACGGGCCCCTCGCGTTGGTTTGATGAGTGGAAGAGGGTACCGAGATGGGGGGAGGAGTTCAATGGTTGTGGGGCGTCGGGGTTTGCGGGGTGGGGAGGTTCGTGAGGGCGGGGTGCGGGTTATGGGTAAGGTGTTGATATTGCGCCAAAAAGAACGACCCACGGTCAGCCGGGAGGTGACCGTGGGTCGTTTTTTGGGATAAAGCTGAACGCGGAGGCGGGTGTCGACGCGTCATTTCCCGCCGTGCAACCCACCGCCTCGGAAGCTGCGGTTGCCCACGCTGCCCAGGCGCCCGGAGCGGGGGTAGGCGTGACGGCCGTAGTAGATGACGTGCATGTCGTGGTGGCGGCGCGTGTACTCGCGATCGTTGTCGGTGGGCGGGCTGTCATCGGGGTTGGCGGCGACGGCGACCAGCGCGACGAAGAAGAAGACGAGGCCGCAGAGGAATGCGAGGCCGATGGCGTGTCCGTTCATGGCAAAACCTGAAGGGTAGGGGGCAGGTCAGTTCCAGCTGCGCCAGTCATCACGAAAGTAGTCGATGAGCACCGGTCGCATCAAGGTGTTGGGCTCGACCTGCTGGCGGCGTCGCAGATCGGGGGGGAAGTAGAAGAGCTCGCGGTCGTGGTCGCTGTCGTAGAAGCGGCCTTTGATGTCGCGAAGGGGCGCGGGGGGCACAACGCCCGGGGAGGCCAGCGCAAACCCCCATTCGCCAAAGCTGGGGACGTTGGCGTGAAAGGGGCGCGTCTGCCAGCCGGCGCGCTCCAGGGTGGCGAGGGCGCCCCAGTAGGTGCGGTTGGCAAAGAAGGGACTTCCGAGCTGGGCGACCATCAGGCCCTCGGGGGCCAGGAGCGCCTGCAGGCTCACGTAGAAGGTCACCGAGTAGAGCTTGGCCAGCGACTCGTGATGAGGATCGGGAAGGTCGATGATGATGAGGTCGAAGGGCGGCTCATCGCGCGTTTCAAACTCGCGCACGAAGTTGAAGGCGTCGACGTTGAGCACGTCGACCGGGCGTTTTTCGAAGGCCTGGTCGTTGAGTTCGCGCAGCATCGGATGCTCTCGCCCCAGACGCGTCATGGCCGGGTCGAGGTCGACCATGGTGATATGCGCGATGCTCTCGTAGTGACCGAGCTCGCGCAGCGCCAGGCCGTCGCCGCCGCCGAGCACCAGGACGCGCTCGATGGTTTGAAGGCGACTGGCCGCCGGGTGCACCAGGGCCTCGTGGTAGCGGTACTCGTCGCGGGCGGAGAACTGCAGCGAGCCGTCGAGAAAGAGGCGGATATCGTCGTTGCGCCTCGACATGACGATCTTCTGGTAGGGGGTCTGCTCCATAAAGACGATCGGGTCTTCGTAGAGCTCGCGCTCAACCAGGCGCTCGATGGGGCGGTTGACGATCAGCGCGCCGCCGAGCAGCGCCAGCGCCAGCGCGCCCAGGGTGAGCATGGCGCGTGCGCGAGTGAGCATCGGCCGAAAGACCTGAAGCATCACCAGGGCCACCAGCACGTTGAAGAGCCCGATGAGCAGCGAGGAGCCCATGATGCCGAAGATCGGCAGGAGCAGCAGCGGAAAGGCCACCCCGCCGATGAGGGCACCCAGGTAGTCGACGCCCATCATCTGACCGACGCTCAGGCGCAGATCCTGGCGCAGCTCTTCGCTGATGCGGATCAAGAGCGGCATCTCCAGGCCCACCAGCGTGCCCAGCGTCAGGATCAGCACCACTCGCCCGATCTCGAAAAAACCGCCGATGGCATAGAGGTAGAAGAGGGCAAAGGCCGAGAGGCCCCCCACAAGCCCCACCAGAATCTCGGTGAGTACAAAGACGTCGACCAGGCGAGTCTTGATGCGGGTGGAGAGAAAGGCTCCCAGACCGTAGGCCGACATGAAGAGGCCGATGGTCATGGAGAACTGGAAGGTGCTGTTGCCCAGGAGGTAGGTGCTCACCGTGCCGACGATGAGCTGGTAGATGATGCCGCAGATCGAGACGGCACCCACGCTCAAGGCTACGATGGCCAGAAGCGTGCGCTGGCGGCCCCCCAGGGGCTGGGGGGGCACCCCGGAGATATCGTCGTGGTTCGGGGAGCTCATAGGCTGCGGGGCGTGCTCAGATGACGCCGTGAATGATCACGGCGAAGGCGATGAAGTAGCTGCCTTCAATGAGACCGATGGCGAGGTTGTCTTCCTCGTGGATCTGCTTGTTGAAGTCGAAGGAGGTGGCCGCGACCAGCACGATGCGACCGATCCAGAGCATCAAGAGCCCCAGGAGAAAGAGGCCGGTGACCAGCGCGATATCGGCCCACAGCGTGTTGGCCATGCGTTCGCCGCCGACGAGCCCGTGCAGGATGATGGCCGCGGCGATCTGGAACATGCCCTTGCTGGCACCGACGGCGGTGTTGCGGTCGCCGACCAGCTCAGCGTTGACGTCAAAAGGCGCGATGATCTTGTAGGCGTAGCGCGCCAGTACCAGGGCGGCCATACCGCCCAGGCTCCAGCCCAGAAGTTGTGTGATCAGTTGACCCAGCTCTGCCATGTTCATGGGGTTCCTCGTGCAGCGTGTGGTTTTGGGGCAGCCTCCAGGCGCGCTCAGGCGCGGGGCTTCAACGCGGTGATCTCGACATCTTTCCAGGTAAGAATCTCCATCAGGCTCCACTCATGCTCGCCACGCTCCTCGTAGAGGACGTGCTCCAGGATGAGGGCGCCTGAGGCGTGGATGCGAGGGATGGGGGAGGGCAAGTACACCCAGGCTTTGTACTTGCTGTGGTATGCTTCACCTTCATAGTGGGTGGTCAGGCTACCGGTGCCGCTGTTGTTGCGGTCGAGCGAGAGGGTGGTATTGCGCACGCGGACCCAGCGTTGGTTGTGGGCCTGCTGCTCGATGCTGGACAGCTCATCGGGGCTGAGTTCCAGCCAGCGCAACATGTAGCGGTGGTCGCGGGTATGCTCTTCGCCCTCGCTGTCGGTGTACTCTTCTTCGTAGGATTCGATGGCGATGAAGTGCTCTTCGCCCCGGTGGTTGTGCAGGCGCAGCTCGTAACCGGCCTGTTCACCAGGCTCGCGGTGTTCACGCACATCGGTCACGGTGAGCAGCTCACCACGGAGCTTGAGTTGGGAGCCCGGGCCCATTTTTTCGAGAAGTTTGCGGGTGACTTTGGTGCGGCCCCGGGCCACGTAGACGGCGATGCCAATGAAGATGAGCATGCCCAGCATGAAGGGCCAGGAGCCGACGCTACGCGGCTGGCTGCTCAGGAGCTGCACCGTGAAGGCGGCAGCCCGCACGTCGCGGGCGCTAAAAAGTGTGAGCTGCGGGCGGTAGGTGCCAGCTTCGGGGACCCGGAAGTTAAACTGCGTGTGGGCGTTCTGCTCGTCCCAGGAGCCCGACTCGCCACTGTCGTGCCAGACGCCGGCCTCGCGCCAGTAGGAGTCTTCAAGCTCCAGGAGTTCCTCGCCATCGCTGTTGACCACCGCCGCGCCCAGGTCCATCGCGCCGTTGACCGGCATGGGCACCGCGTAGCGGATGTTGAGGGTGTACATGCGCCCGGGATCGAGCTCCACGGCCGGGAGCTGCTTCGGGGAGTCGAGCTCGGTGAAGTTGGCCGTCTCGCTGTAAAAGAGGGTTCTGCGCTCGCCAACCAGGCCGTAGATGGCACCGGCCACGCAGAGGAGCGCAAAGAAAAGCGGGATAAGGGGGCGGTTTCGGATCGTCATGGTCTCAGTCCGGCTGGGCCATCACATCAAGCGAGGCGGCATGGACCGGCTCGCCCACCATCACCTCATACTCACCCTCGCCCCAGCGCTGCACGCTGAGGCGTGTGTTGCCATCGCCCTCGTAGTCCCAGGAGTAGGCGGTGGTGCGGGTTTCGCTGCCGCTCTCGCGGCTGATTTTGGCGTCGCTGGTGCCTTTCTCGGTCAGGCGAAAGCGTTGCCCGAGGTAGTCGATTTCGTCGGGCGGCTCCTCGCTGAGCATGAGGTCGGCCGGGCGGTAGAGCGCTACTTCGAGCTCATCGTCGTCTTCGACCGAGAGCCAGA
Above is a genomic segment from Lujinxingia sediminis containing:
- a CDS encoding polyamine aminopropyltransferase, with product MSSPNHDDISGVPPQPLGGRQRTLLAIVALSVGAVSICGIIYQLIVGTVSTYLLGNSTFQFSMTIGLFMSAYGLGAFLSTRIKTRLVDVFVLTEILVGLVGGLSAFALFYLYAIGGFFEIGRVVLILTLGTLVGLEMPLLIRISEELRQDLRLSVGQMMGVDYLGALIGGVAFPLLLLPIFGIMGSSLLIGLFNVLVALVMLQVFRPMLTRARAMLTLGALALALLGGALIVNRPIERLVERELYEDPIVFMEQTPYQKIVMSRRNDDIRLFLDGSLQFSARDEYRYHEALVHPAASRLQTIERVLVLGGGDGLALRELGHYESIAHITMVDLDPAMTRLGREHPMLRELNDQAFEKRPVDVLNVDAFNFVREFETRDEPPFDLIIIDLPDPHHESLAKLYSVTFYVSLQALLAPEGLMVAQLGSPFFANRTYWGALATLERAGWQTRPFHANVPSFGEWGFALASPGVVPPAPLRDIKGRFYDSDHDRELFYFPPDLRRRQQVEPNTLMRPVLIDYFRDDWRSWN
- a CDS encoding DUF350 domain-containing protein — protein: MNMAELGQLITQLLGWSLGGMAALVLARYAYKIIAPFDVNAELVGDRNTAVGASKGMFQIAAAIILHGLVGGERMANTLWADIALVTGLFLLGLLMLWIGRIVLVAATSFDFNKQIHEEDNLAIGLIEGSYFIAFAVIIHGVI
- a CDS encoding DUF4178 domain-containing protein, which gives rise to MLAWIKRFFAALFGKRPEALQLPPGRDVNLSSLRIGDVVVHLDQTYIVNQRIVNHANGFFWHDYKLYGGDDAHIWLSVEDDDELEVALYRPADLMLSEEPPDEIDYLGQRFRLTEKGTSDAKISRESGSETRTTAYSWDYEGDGNTRLSVQRWGEGEYEVMVGEPVHAASLDVMAQPD